The Thermocrinis ruber genome has a window encoding:
- a CDS encoding cold-shock protein: MKFTGTVKWFSKEKGYGFITRDDNQGDVFVHFSAIQQRGFKTLQEGQRVEFEVEQDAKGPRAKNVRVIS, from the coding sequence ATGAAGTTCACAGGCACCGTTAAGTGGTTCAGCAAGGAAAAGGGTTATGGCTTCATAACCCGCGATGACAATCAAGGAGATGTCTTTGTACACTTCTCCGCCATTCAGCAAAGAGGTTTCAAAACCCTTCAGGAAGGTCAGAGGGTGGAGTTTGAGGTGGAGCAAGACGCAAAGGGACCGAGGGCAAAGAACGTAAGAGTAATTTCCTGA
- the ispD gene encoding 2-C-methyl-D-erythritol 4-phosphate cytidylyltransferase, which yields MKRSVILLAGGEGSRFGTKKQYILLGGKPLYMHSLEKVLDLFEEVILVLPEEDLQKIKVPPKVKKVAGGKERQDSVLEGILEAEGDIVIIHDCARPFASRELFLKVSELGDFEGKICALPVRDTLKQVSEGMVIKTIDRTGLWHSQTPQAFLRKVLLECHFRARSEGFFATDDAMLLERYGYRVGVVMGEPTNIKITYPEDLALAQRLL from the coding sequence ATGAAGAGGAGCGTTATACTCCTTGCGGGAGGCGAAGGAAGTAGGTTCGGCACAAAAAAGCAGTATATTCTACTTGGTGGAAAGCCCCTTTACATGCACTCTTTGGAGAAGGTCTTGGACCTCTTTGAGGAGGTTATCTTAGTATTGCCGGAGGAGGACCTACAAAAGATAAAGGTGCCACCAAAGGTTAAAAAGGTAGCGGGAGGTAAGGAAAGACAGGACTCTGTCCTTGAGGGCATCCTTGAGGCGGAGGGAGATATAGTGATCATTCACGACTGTGCCAGACCCTTTGCCAGCAGAGAGCTCTTTTTAAAGGTCTCTGAGCTCGGAGACTTTGAAGGAAAGATCTGTGCCCTACCCGTCAGGGATACCCTAAAGCAGGTCTCAGAAGGTATGGTGATAAAAACTATTGACAGGACAGGTCTTTGGCATTCACAAACACCCCAAGCCTTCTTAAGAAAGGTTCTCTTGGAATGCCACTTTAGGGCAAGGAGCGAAGGCTTTTTTGCCACGGACGATGCCATGCTTTTGGAAAGGTATGGCTACAGGGTAGGTGTGGTTATGGGCGAGCCCACTAACATAAAGATCACATATCCAGAGGACCTTGCCCTTGCCCAAAGGCTACTCTAA
- the lpxA gene encoding acyl-ACP--UDP-N-acetylglucosamine O-acyltransferase, which produces MIKVHPTAILLGDVHLEEDVEIGPFCLLEGSIRIGKGTKLGARVSIKGRVQIGENCKIYDGVIIGEEPQHLKYQGEDTEVIIGNRVLIREYATIHRGTPFGIGKTIIEDDVMLMAYTHVAHDCVVKRGAIMANCATLGGHVEVGEYAFIGGLSAVHQWARVGDYAMVGGVSGVSLDVPPFTRASGQHAHLYGINTVGLERRGFSKETINILKKAYRIIFRSSLLRKEAIEKVLSEFPDSPEVKKLVEFLQSSKRGVARDVGRG; this is translated from the coding sequence ATGATAAAGGTTCATCCAACTGCGATCCTTTTGGGAGATGTGCACTTGGAAGAGGATGTTGAGATAGGTCCCTTTTGCCTGTTGGAGGGGAGCATCAGAATAGGCAAAGGCACCAAGTTGGGTGCAAGGGTTAGCATAAAGGGAAGGGTCCAAATCGGGGAAAACTGCAAAATCTACGACGGTGTCATAATAGGAGAGGAACCTCAGCATCTGAAATACCAAGGAGAGGATACGGAAGTGATAATAGGCAACAGGGTGCTCATAAGGGAGTACGCCACCATCCACAGGGGCACACCCTTTGGGATCGGAAAGACCATCATAGAGGACGATGTTATGCTAATGGCGTACACCCATGTAGCCCACGATTGCGTGGTGAAAAGGGGAGCCATAATGGCAAACTGTGCTACCCTGGGTGGACATGTGGAGGTAGGGGAGTATGCCTTCATAGGTGGGCTCTCCGCAGTCCATCAGTGGGCAAGGGTAGGAGACTATGCCATGGTTGGCGGTGTGTCTGGAGTTTCTTTGGACGTGCCACCCTTTACCCGGGCGTCCGGACAGCATGCCCACCTTTACGGCATAAACACCGTGGGCTTGGAAAGAAGGGGCTTTTCAAAGGAAACCATAAACATCCTAAAGAAGGCTTACCGCATAATCTTCAGAAGCAGTCTTTTGAGAAAGGAAGCTATAGAAAAGGTCCTCAGCGAGTTTCCAGACAGTCCTGAGGTTAAAAAGTTGGTGGAGTTTTTACAGAGCAGTAAGAGGGGTGTGGCAAGGGATGTGGGTAGGGGATAA
- a CDS encoding HD domain-containing protein, with the protein MEEILFEKGVKHTLHGLNFYLSYFDDLARVLPRDCYCFIVGGWVRDRVLGEPVGYKIDIDLLLTCDPLKVASDFAKLVGGSYFEFEKKGLFRRPTIATVIINLPPYKYRFDFAQIKGKDVEKALIEDLLSRDFTANAMAVSIDDVLSIGAKQTILYDPAHGMEDLQEGILRPVSLKNLEEDPVRMLRGFRLSVEKRLDLTQDFLDFVKKKAELIKKAPMERVSLELLKILRHREGGKVIRLLYENNLLQQIIPETERWKEITNQGQHHKYPLDEHMLRIMEFIDQVVEERERFLPAELLKGIGEKEFLGEFSDLELLKLSALLHDIAKPYTFELRDGKATFYNHDKLGAQMSRDILKRLRLGDDAIQFVSKLVEHHLRPFYLREAFKKGELTNRGKAKFWRDCGDIAGWLFLHAIADAFASGDDQEEISWLLKTIHELEDFRRKELSKIPTKPLLSGDEIMEILGIGPGPKVGEIKRALEQAQWEGIVKTKEEAINFVKSQKL; encoded by the coding sequence ATGGAAGAGATTTTGTTTGAAAAGGGTGTAAAACATACCCTTCATGGTTTGAACTTTTACCTTTCCTACTTTGACGATCTTGCCAGAGTTTTACCGAGAGATTGCTACTGCTTTATTGTGGGAGGATGGGTAAGGGACAGAGTTCTTGGGGAACCGGTTGGCTACAAGATAGACATAGACTTACTGCTTACCTGCGACCCGTTAAAGGTGGCATCAGATTTTGCAAAGCTCGTGGGAGGGTCATACTTTGAGTTTGAAAAGAAGGGGCTTTTTAGAAGACCCACCATAGCCACCGTCATAATAAATCTTCCACCTTATAAGTACAGGTTTGACTTTGCCCAAATAAAGGGAAAGGATGTGGAGAAGGCTCTAATAGAGGACCTTCTTTCAAGGGACTTTACCGCCAACGCTATGGCCGTTAGCATTGATGATGTTCTTAGCATAGGTGCCAAGCAAACGATCCTCTATGATCCAGCCCATGGTATGGAAGACCTTCAGGAGGGCATCCTTAGACCTGTGTCCTTGAAGAACTTAGAAGAGGACCCTGTCAGAATGCTGAGGGGCTTTAGGCTCAGCGTGGAGAAAAGGTTGGATCTAACTCAGGACTTTTTGGACTTTGTCAAGAAAAAGGCGGAGCTTATAAAAAAGGCACCCATGGAAAGGGTCTCTTTAGAACTGCTCAAAATTCTACGGCACAGAGAAGGCGGAAAGGTTATTCGGCTACTTTATGAAAACAATCTGCTCCAGCAGATCATTCCAGAGACGGAAAGATGGAAGGAGATCACAAACCAAGGGCAACATCACAAATACCCCCTCGATGAGCACATGCTGAGAATTATGGAGTTTATAGACCAAGTGGTGGAAGAAAGAGAAAGGTTTTTGCCCGCAGAGCTTTTGAAAGGAATAGGAGAGAAAGAATTTTTGGGGGAATTCTCCGATCTGGAACTCCTTAAGCTCTCTGCCCTTCTTCATGATATTGCCAAACCCTACACCTTTGAGCTAAGGGATGGCAAAGCCACCTTTTACAATCACGATAAATTGGGAGCCCAAATGTCAAGGGACATTCTCAAGAGGCTAAGACTAGGGGATGATGCAATTCAGTTTGTTTCCAAGTTGGTGGAACATCATCTGCGACCTTTTTATCTGAGGGAAGCTTTTAAAAAGGGTGAGCTTACAAACCGAGGAAAGGCAAAGTTTTGGAGGGATTGCGGAGACATTGCAGGTTGGCTCTTTTTGCACGCCATTGCGGATGCCTTTGCCAGCGGAGACGATCAGGAGGAAATCAGTTGGCTTTTGAAGACCATCCACGAGCTTGAGGATTTTAGAAGAAAGGAACTTAGCAAAATACCCACTAAGCCTTTGCTCTCCGGAGATGAGATCATGGAGATTTTAGGAATAGGTCCGGGTCCAAAGGTAGGGGAAATAAAAAGGGCTTTAGAGCAAGCCCAATGGGAAGGAATTGTAAAGACCAAAGAGGAAGCCATAAACTTTGTGAAATCTCAAAAGCTTTAA
- a CDS encoding murein hydrolase activator EnvC family protein yields the protein MPTGAWKQAITVFLLITFINSCVQIEIRDRRPPVYRKQETPSKPPKEIPKPKEPAREQEVKPPTVEVPKVPMPVKGAPIRSHRGYFIKSSCDEFFRAVERGRVLYAGDDLKGYGWVVMVEQEDGYITVYTRAERVFVKKGESVKKGQVLGKVGKQGQDCGIGFELRLKDGSPTNFELVKE from the coding sequence ATGCCTACAGGAGCTTGGAAGCAGGCGATTACGGTCTTCCTTTTAATTACCTTTATTAACTCCTGCGTGCAAATAGAGATCAGGGACAGAAGGCCTCCAGTGTATAGAAAGCAAGAGACCCCGTCTAAACCCCCAAAGGAAATCCCAAAGCCCAAGGAGCCCGCAAGGGAACAAGAGGTAAAACCGCCTACTGTGGAAGTTCCAAAGGTGCCAATGCCCGTTAAAGGTGCCCCAATTAGATCCCACAGAGGCTACTTTATAAAAAGCTCCTGCGATGAATTCTTTAGGGCTGTTGAAAGAGGCAGAGTGCTCTATGCGGGGGATGACCTTAAGGGCTACGGTTGGGTGGTTATGGTAGAGCAGGAAGACGGATACATAACCGTTTATACAAGGGCGGAAAGGGTCTTTGTGAAGAAAGGAGAAAGCGTAAAAAAGGGTCAGGTGCTTGGGAAGGTAGGAAAGCAAGGGCAGGACTGTGGCATAGGTTTTGAACTTAGGCTAAAGGACGGCTCTCCAACAAACTTTGAGCTTGTGAAGGAATAA
- a CDS encoding LolA family protein produces the protein MILFVLLVLPLFVFAQSFEQLEKRLAQINTIKVSFVQKTKYTWRTKEDVAKGFFYAQKGGKFRIEYEQPEKMIIVSDGREVVLYYPAQGNALIDSMEKNQSPVVESLLLVSKPLGEVFDLVGEIEREGRRFFVLKPKVNDEFFHRVLVHADRDGTPRLVRVEEKDGTITEIEFLEVRTNFSPSQGLFKLQLPPNVKVKRVY, from the coding sequence ATGATACTGTTTGTTTTGCTAGTACTCCCTCTTTTTGTTTTTGCCCAGAGCTTTGAACAGCTTGAAAAAAGGCTTGCCCAGATCAACACAATAAAAGTCTCTTTTGTGCAAAAGACAAAATACACTTGGCGCACCAAGGAGGATGTAGCAAAGGGCTTTTTTTATGCCCAAAAGGGCGGAAAGTTCCGCATAGAGTACGAACAGCCGGAGAAGATGATTATTGTTTCCGATGGAAGGGAGGTCGTTCTTTACTATCCAGCCCAGGGCAATGCCCTAATAGACAGTATGGAGAAGAATCAATCTCCGGTGGTGGAGTCTTTGCTTTTGGTCTCAAAGCCACTGGGGGAGGTCTTTGACCTGGTGGGAGAAATTGAAAGGGAAGGGAGGAGGTTTTTTGTCTTAAAGCCCAAGGTTAATGACGAGTTCTTTCATAGGGTTTTAGTTCATGCGGACCGGGATGGAACGCCAAGGTTGGTTCGCGTAGAGGAAAAGGATGGAACTATTACAGAGATAGAGTTTTTAGAGGTGCGCACAAACTTTAGTCCTTCTCAGGGTCTTTTTAAACTACAACTGCCACCCAATGTTAAAGTAAAAAGGGTTTATTGA
- a CDS encoding CinA family protein, protein MRVGVCEDSFKEGYILRTFGLEREKLNYPRVYEWLGGIDIYFDSEEDWRRARQELGFYVYADDRREMEEVVGELLKERGLKLAVAESCTGGLLSARLVNVPGSSQYFLGGFVVYSNELKTKLLNLERELLQKHGAVSEEVCRAMCISALEETDADISIAITGIAGPSGATPTKPVGLTYIALSTDKEVIVERHVLKLGRNENRFLATQLALNLLRKFLLGVIR, encoded by the coding sequence ATGAGGGTGGGGGTGTGTGAAGACTCCTTTAAAGAGGGCTATATTTTAAGAACCTTTGGCTTGGAGAGGGAAAAACTCAACTATCCAAGGGTTTATGAATGGTTGGGTGGTATAGACATATACTTTGACAGTGAGGAGGATTGGAGGAGGGCACGGCAAGAGCTTGGCTTTTATGTTTATGCGGATGACAGAAGGGAGATGGAAGAAGTTGTGGGAGAACTTCTAAAAGAAAGGGGCTTAAAACTTGCGGTTGCAGAAAGTTGCACTGGAGGACTCTTGTCCGCAAGGCTTGTGAACGTGCCGGGCAGTAGTCAATACTTTCTGGGTGGCTTTGTGGTCTATTCCAATGAACTAAAAACAAAGCTTTTGAACTTAGAAAGAGAGCTATTACAGAAGCATGGTGCGGTTTCTGAGGAGGTTTGCAGGGCTATGTGCATATCCGCACTGGAGGAAACGGACGCAGACATCTCCATTGCCATCACTGGCATAGCGGGTCCCTCTGGGGCAACCCCCACAAAGCCTGTGGGCTTGACCTACATAGCCTTGAGCACAGACAAGGAAGTTATAGTGGAAAGGCACGTGCTCAAACTTGGCAGGAACGAAAACCGTTTTTTGGCAACCCAACTGGCTTTAAACCTGCTTAGAAAATTTCTTTTGGGAGTAATCCGATGA
- a CDS encoding GNAT family N-acetyltransferase encodes MVKVERATAEDIEELANIYLEGYAGLEEYSYTHREDVLAYLNWLFRRDVAGVFVAQVDGKKVGFVAADGNWFSKREGKVVGAIHELVVLPEYRNKGIGKKLLEKALEYFKERGLPLAELWVGDENIRAIEFYKKHGFEERDRFNYWIRMTKRLENEDSG; translated from the coding sequence ATGGTTAAGGTGGAAAGGGCGACCGCGGAAGACATAGAGGAGTTAGCCAACATATACTTGGAAGGCTACGCTGGACTTGAGGAATACTCTTACACCCACAGGGAGGATGTGCTTGCTTACCTTAACTGGCTCTTTAGGAGGGATGTGGCGGGTGTTTTTGTGGCGCAGGTGGATGGCAAAAAGGTAGGGTTTGTGGCAGCGGACGGGAATTGGTTTAGCAAGAGGGAAGGCAAGGTGGTGGGTGCCATACATGAGCTGGTAGTTCTGCCCGAGTACAGAAATAAGGGCATTGGAAAAAAGCTTTTGGAGAAAGCCCTTGAATACTTTAAAGAGAGGGGTCTGCCTCTGGCGGAGCTCTGGGTTGGTGATGAAAACATAAGGGCTATAGAATTTTATAAAAAGCACGGCTTTGAAGAGAGGGATAGGTTTAACTATTGGATCAGGATGACCAAACGGTTGGAAAATGAGGATAGTGGTTAA
- the proB gene encoding glutamate 5-kinase, translating to MRIVVKIGSNLIQTEEGDIDLSLISKLGREIKRLKALGNEVVIVSSGAVLCGLKKLNLTERPKSLVEKQALAGIGQAYLIHLYDLVFSNYKLVPAQVLLTSDVFTDKHKFENAKNALEKLLEMGAVPVINENDAVAVEELLFGDNDFLAVHTAFMLQANLLVILSTAGGLRDHQDRVIPFVEDVDSAFAFVRGVNSTYGTGGMLSKLTATKIAVRLGIPVVITGKEDSLEEILQGRTKGTYFKPLPPPRQGKKLLAMVEKPRGALYIDEGAFKALKSGKSLLPAGIKRVEGSFQRGDVVVIYTEDGLLVGKGKTNFSSEELRRVLGKKGEEVRRILKTTKEEAVHRDYMVVF from the coding sequence ATGAGGATAGTGGTTAAAATAGGCTCAAACCTTATCCAAACGGAGGAGGGAGATATAGACCTCAGTCTCATTAGCAAGCTGGGCAGAGAAATAAAGAGGCTAAAAGCCTTGGGAAATGAGGTGGTCATAGTCTCCTCCGGTGCGGTGCTCTGTGGTCTAAAGAAGCTGAACTTAACAGAAAGACCAAAGAGTTTGGTGGAAAAGCAAGCTTTGGCGGGCATTGGGCAAGCTTATCTTATTCATCTTTACGACCTTGTCTTTTCCAACTATAAGCTTGTGCCCGCTCAGGTGCTTTTGACCTCCGATGTGTTTACCGACAAACACAAGTTTGAGAACGCTAAGAATGCCTTGGAAAAGCTTCTGGAGATGGGTGCGGTGCCAGTGATCAACGAAAACGATGCGGTGGCTGTGGAGGAGCTTCTCTTTGGCGACAACGACTTCCTTGCGGTGCATACCGCCTTTATGCTTCAGGCAAACCTTTTGGTGATCCTATCTACCGCGGGAGGACTCAGAGACCACCAAGACCGGGTAATTCCCTTTGTGGAGGACGTGGATTCAGCCTTTGCCTTTGTTAGAGGGGTCAATTCCACCTATGGCACCGGCGGAATGCTCAGCAAGCTGACAGCCACCAAGATTGCGGTCCGTTTGGGAATTCCGGTGGTCATAACCGGAAAAGAGGACTCTTTGGAGGAGATCCTACAGGGCAGGACAAAGGGCACCTACTTTAAGCCTCTACCTCCACCAAGGCAGGGCAAAAAACTGTTGGCTATGGTGGAAAAGCCAAGGGGTGCCCTTTACATAGATGAGGGTGCCTTTAAAGCCCTCAAATCGGGCAAGAGCCTGCTTCCTGCGGGTATAAAGAGGGTGGAGGGTAGCTTTCAGCGCGGTGATGTGGTGGTTATCTATACGGAGGATGGTCTGCTGGTGGGCAAAGGCAAAACCAACTTTTCCTCTGAGGAACTAAGGAGGGTTCTTGGAAAGAAAGGGGAGGAGGTTAGGCGTATCTTGAAGACCACCAAAGAGGAAGCGGTGCACAGGGACTATATGGTGGTCTTTTAG
- a CDS encoding bifunctional ADP-dependent NAD(P)H-hydrate dehydratase/NAD(P)H-hydrate epimerase, with amino-acid sequence MKVLNSEEMSLADIKTIQELGIPSLVLMENASLAVARVIKQKFPEGSKVLVLVGKGNNGGDGLACARHLKLWGYRVDVFLVFGEVKGDALLQLNLLQALGVEPLKELPPLENYHLVVDAIFGTGFQPPVKPPAEAIIKTLERTKVPILSVDIPSGLSADSGKLYTPSVKANITVTFQFPKICHLLHPASKQCGELYVAHIGIPEVFVEDVRREVILRVEPPKREPDIHKGKAGHVLLVGGSVGKTGAIIMSAKAATRAGAGLVSVGVPQNLNPIFEVALTEEMSIPLPGEDFLSYRAWETILKEQDRFSVLGIGMGMGRTEEGQRLVLKLLEVWEKPILLDADALNNLADSKRLEVLRERGSPTILTPHVGEFERLSGLPKEDIIHNLMDRALEFAVNNQCYVVLKSSRTAIGTPDGSCFLSTRGTPAMAKGGVGDVLSGILSALVGRGFEVEYALKLGVFIHGLAGEIAEREKHTESVRALDLVEYLPNAYRSLEAGDYGLPFNYLY; translated from the coding sequence ATGAAGGTCCTCAATTCAGAGGAAATGTCCCTTGCGGACATAAAAACCATACAAGAGCTTGGCATTCCTTCCCTTGTGCTCATGGAAAACGCATCCTTGGCGGTGGCGAGGGTCATCAAGCAGAAGTTCCCAGAAGGTTCAAAGGTCCTTGTGTTAGTGGGCAAAGGAAACAACGGAGGAGATGGGCTTGCCTGTGCAAGACATTTAAAGCTCTGGGGCTACCGGGTGGATGTATTCCTTGTGTTTGGTGAGGTAAAGGGAGATGCACTACTCCAACTCAACCTCCTGCAGGCTTTAGGAGTGGAGCCTCTGAAGGAGCTTCCACCCTTGGAAAATTACCACCTTGTCGTAGATGCCATCTTTGGCACGGGCTTTCAGCCACCGGTGAAACCACCCGCGGAGGCAATAATAAAAACCTTAGAAAGAACAAAGGTGCCCATCCTTTCGGTGGATATTCCTTCCGGGCTCTCCGCAGACAGTGGAAAGCTCTACACCCCAAGCGTTAAAGCCAACATCACCGTTACCTTCCAGTTTCCAAAGATATGCCACCTTTTGCATCCGGCGTCAAAACAATGTGGAGAGCTTTACGTAGCCCACATAGGAATACCCGAGGTTTTTGTGGAGGATGTAAGAAGGGAGGTGATTTTGAGGGTTGAACCGCCTAAAAGGGAGCCAGACATTCACAAAGGAAAGGCTGGGCATGTACTTTTGGTAGGTGGTAGCGTTGGGAAAACAGGGGCTATTATCATGTCTGCGAAGGCTGCTACCCGGGCTGGTGCTGGGCTCGTTAGCGTGGGTGTTCCGCAGAATTTAAATCCCATCTTTGAAGTAGCCCTCACCGAAGAGATGAGCATTCCCTTGCCCGGAGAGGACTTTCTCTCTTACAGGGCTTGGGAGACTATCCTTAAAGAACAGGATAGGTTTAGCGTTTTAGGGATCGGAATGGGCATGGGAAGGACCGAGGAGGGACAAAGGCTTGTGCTAAAGCTCTTGGAAGTTTGGGAAAAGCCCATCCTCTTGGATGCGGACGCCCTGAACAACTTGGCTGACAGCAAAAGGCTGGAGGTTTTGAGGGAAAGAGGCAGTCCTACCATTCTGACGCCTCATGTGGGAGAGTTTGAAAGGCTTTCAGGTCTACCAAAGGAGGATATCATCCATAACCTTATGGACCGGGCTTTGGAGTTTGCTGTTAATAACCAATGCTATGTGGTGCTAAAGTCTTCAAGGACTGCTATAGGGACGCCCGATGGGAGCTGCTTTTTATCCACAAGGGGAACTCCTGCCATGGCAAAGGGTGGAGTGGGTGATGTGCTCTCTGGCATTCTGTCTGCACTGGTGGGAAGGGGCTTTGAGGTGGAGTATGCCCTCAAGTTGGGTGTCTTTATCCATGGACTGGCTGGAGAGATTGCAGAAAGAGAAAAGCACACGGAAAGTGTCCGAGCCCTTGATCTGGTAGAATACCTACCAAATGCCTACAGGAGCTTGGAAGCAGGCGATTACGGTCTTCCTTTTAATTACCTTTATTAA
- a CDS encoding DUF29 domain-containing protein, whose translation MELKTQNLKELYEKDFYLWVMENLKLLKNREYDLVDWENLLEEIEDMARRELKSLINLMAVIMEHLYKWENFREKVYWGDSWKKSINNARNEIKKLFKDTPSLRQKAEQKESLEKAWQYAVINLVGWFEEAEDLAKKYFGRLPTEEDFPQKCPYTFEQAMEHRPWRRES comes from the coding sequence ATGGAACTAAAGACCCAAAACCTAAAAGAGCTATACGAAAAGGACTTTTACCTTTGGGTTATGGAAAATCTGAAGCTTCTTAAAAACAGAGAATACGACCTTGTAGACTGGGAAAATCTCCTGGAGGAGATAGAGGATATGGCAAGGAGGGAACTAAAAAGCCTGATAAACCTTATGGCAGTTATAATGGAGCACCTCTACAAGTGGGAAAACTTCAGGGAGAAGGTTTATTGGGGTGACAGTTGGAAAAAGAGCATAAATAACGCAAGAAACGAGATCAAAAAGCTCTTTAAAGATACTCCTTCCCTCAGACAAAAGGCTGAGCAAAAAGAAAGCTTGGAAAAAGCTTGGCAATATGCGGTCATAAACCTTGTAGGTTGGTTTGAAGAGGCGGAGGACTTAGCCAAAAAATACTTTGGCAGACTTCCTACGGAGGAGGATTTCCCACAAAAGTGTCCATATACCTTTGAACAGGCGATGGAACACAGACCTTGGAGGAGGGAGTCTTAA
- the uvrB gene encoding excinuclease ABC subunit UvrB, producing the protein MVQTEETFRLSTNLKPAGDQPKAIEELLDNLLRGVKDQVLLGATGTGKTFTIANVIAKYGKPTLIIAHNKILAAQLYRELKELFPHNRVEYFISYYDYYQPEAYIPEKDLYIEKDASINEILERYRHSATIAVLERRDVIVVASVSCIYGLGSPHSYYSMRIPLEVGKRISQSKLARMLVEIGYERNDYSIKRATFSFRGSALEIIPSDMEDQIIRVEFWDDEIESISLLDAFNRNKLKELQKVVLFPASHYIAPRDIIESALEQIERDLHERVKWFKDQGRLVEAQRLYQRTMHDIEMIREIGHCKGIENYSRYFDRRQPGEPPYTLLDYFPEDFLLIIDESHVTIPQIRAMYNGDRSRKEKLVEYGWRLPSALDNRPLKFEEFLERINQAIYVSATPGPWEIERSAGVVVEQIVRPTGLLDPQVEVRPTTGQLEDLVREIQQRKKRKERALVLTTTKRLAEEVSEYLQERNIKAKYMHSELDAIERAKIVKELREGSIDVIVGVNLLREGLDLPEVSLVAILEADKEGFLRSYTSLIQMIGRAARNINGKAILYADRITPSMQKAIEETNRRREIQEKYNREHGITPKSIVKPVKELLAIEELDYVRLPMNLPKDIKNEEDLVEKISRLEKEMWECAKRWEFEKAAKLRDEIKKLRELLNLV; encoded by the coding sequence ATGGTTCAAACGGAAGAGACCTTTAGGCTTTCTACCAACCTGAAGCCCGCAGGAGACCAGCCTAAGGCTATTGAAGAGCTTCTGGACAACCTCTTGCGCGGTGTAAAGGACCAAGTGCTCCTTGGTGCCACCGGCACAGGAAAAACCTTCACCATAGCCAATGTGATAGCCAAATACGGAAAGCCTACCCTCATAATCGCCCACAACAAGATCCTTGCTGCACAGCTTTACAGAGAATTGAAAGAGCTTTTCCCTCACAACCGGGTTGAATACTTTATCTCCTATTACGATTACTACCAGCCGGAGGCATACATACCCGAGAAGGACCTTTACATAGAAAAGGACGCATCCATAAACGAAATACTGGAACGCTACAGACACTCCGCCACTATAGCGGTTCTGGAGAGGAGGGATGTGATAGTGGTGGCGTCTGTCTCCTGTATATACGGACTTGGCTCGCCTCACTCCTACTACTCTATGAGAATACCCTTAGAAGTGGGAAAAAGAATAAGCCAAAGCAAGCTGGCAAGGATGCTAGTGGAGATAGGGTACGAAAGGAACGATTACTCCATAAAGAGGGCAACCTTTTCCTTCAGAGGTTCTGCCTTGGAGATCATCCCCTCCGACATGGAGGACCAAATTATCAGGGTGGAGTTTTGGGACGACGAAATAGAGAGCATAAGCCTTTTGGATGCCTTCAACAGAAACAAGCTAAAGGAACTCCAAAAGGTGGTGCTCTTCCCCGCATCCCACTACATAGCACCCCGGGACATCATAGAATCTGCCTTGGAGCAGATAGAGAGGGACCTGCACGAAAGGGTAAAGTGGTTCAAGGATCAGGGAAGGCTCGTAGAAGCCCAAAGGCTCTATCAGAGAACTATGCACGATATAGAAATGATTAGAGAAATTGGACACTGCAAAGGAATAGAGAACTACTCCAGGTACTTTGATAGGAGACAGCCGGGAGAACCTCCCTACACCTTGCTTGACTATTTCCCCGAGGACTTTCTGCTCATAATAGACGAGTCCCACGTAACCATTCCCCAAATAAGGGCTATGTATAACGGAGACAGGTCCCGCAAAGAAAAACTGGTAGAATACGGCTGGAGATTGCCCTCCGCCTTGGACAACAGACCGCTAAAGTTTGAAGAGTTTTTGGAGAGGATCAACCAAGCCATATATGTTTCCGCTACCCCAGGACCGTGGGAGATAGAAAGAAGTGCGGGCGTAGTGGTGGAGCAGATCGTCAGACCTACGGGACTTTTGGACCCACAGGTGGAAGTTAGACCCACCACTGGACAGTTAGAGGACCTGGTCAGAGAAATTCAGCAGAGAAAGAAGAGAAAAGAGAGGGCACTAGTGCTCACCACCACCAAAAGGCTCGCAGAGGAAGTATCCGAATACCTTCAGGAGAGGAACATAAAAGCCAAGTATATGCACTCAGAGCTTGACGCCATAGAGAGGGCAAAGATAGTAAAAGAGTTGAGAGAGGGAAGCATTGATGTGATAGTGGGAGTTAATCTGCTTAGAGAAGGCTTGGACTTGCCCGAGGTCTCTTTGGTTGCCATTTTGGAGGCGGACAAGGAGGGCTTTCTGAGAAGCTACACTTCGCTTATTCAGATGATAGGAAGGGCTGCAAGGAACATAAACGGCAAAGCAATCCTTTACGCAGACCGTATAACCCCTTCCATGCAAAAGGCCATAGAGGAAACCAACAGAAGGAGAGAAATTCAAGAGAAATACAACAGGGAGCACGGAATAACTCCCAAGAGCATAGTAAAGCCCGTAAAGGAACTCTTAGCCATAGAAGAGCTGGACTATGTGCGCCTGCCGATGAATCTACCCAAGGACATAAAGAACGAGGAAGACCTCGTAGAAAAGATCAGCCGTCTGGAAAAGGAGATGTGGGAGTGTGCAAAAAGGTGGGAGTTTGAGAAGGCAGCAAAGCTGAGGGATGAGATCAAAAAACTCAGAGAGCTTTTGAACCTGGTATGA